The Thermococcus sp. 21S7 genome has a window encoding:
- a CDS encoding DUF58 domain-containing protein — MKRAEVVLSLAAVTGAAAYLTGSPATAVMAALIMGHYALARLAFNPKVRITREVPPRGMEKEPLKAQVRVINESSTAGIVHVEETARDVFARKLSVELKPRERKYLTQTLIPQSKGHVKLRAKAVFEDSLGFFMREFPVEEQGKITVFPSPRSIREAMSEKHQVDALAETEKALGVGSEVLDFEELREFLPGDDITKIDWKATSRLQTLIVRVFKRETLSDVYLLVNVDRKFRREIKRGKIDYLVLIITQLTAYFKKLGHTVKVIAYDDTGVVQMLEHAEDPLIVTSKLNLSEEKGLPPLRPASLSPQSNLGKLALKIKRGSPAPGIVKAAMNVETGAYVIIVDDLGLHPGEVITASKLLRRKGSKAVLLYPNPVLFASKKELSEKQLEALYTAYHERKRTMKKVMGWVKVIEVGPSDLLPRVVRKL; from the coding sequence ATGAAGAGAGCCGAGGTAGTACTCTCGCTGGCGGCCGTGACCGGAGCGGCCGCTTACCTAACCGGCAGTCCAGCTACGGCTGTGATGGCAGCATTGATAATGGGCCACTACGCCCTGGCCAGACTGGCGTTTAACCCCAAGGTAAGGATAACAAGGGAAGTACCCCCAAGGGGAATGGAGAAAGAGCCGCTTAAAGCCCAGGTAAGGGTCATCAATGAATCCAGCACAGCGGGAATCGTCCATGTGGAGGAAACCGCAAGGGACGTCTTTGCCAGAAAACTAAGTGTGGAACTCAAGCCGCGGGAGAGAAAGTATCTCACGCAGACCCTCATCCCCCAATCCAAAGGACACGTCAAACTCAGGGCAAAAGCCGTTTTTGAAGATTCCCTGGGCTTTTTCATGAGGGAATTCCCCGTTGAAGAGCAGGGAAAGATAACGGTCTTTCCCTCCCCAAGGAGCATACGCGAGGCCATGAGTGAAAAACACCAAGTGGATGCCCTGGCAGAAACGGAGAAGGCACTGGGAGTGGGCTCCGAAGTTCTTGACTTTGAGGAACTTAGGGAATTCCTGCCCGGAGACGACATAACCAAAATAGACTGGAAAGCAACCTCAAGACTCCAGACCCTTATAGTGAGGGTCTTCAAACGTGAGACCCTAAGTGATGTGTACCTCCTAGTCAACGTTGACAGAAAATTCCGGCGCGAGATCAAGCGGGGCAAAATAGACTATCTGGTTCTCATAATAACCCAGCTGACCGCATACTTCAAAAAACTCGGGCACACAGTTAAGGTCATCGCATATGACGACACTGGAGTCGTTCAGATGCTCGAACACGCAGAAGACCCGCTAATCGTCACATCGAAACTCAACCTTTCAGAGGAGAAAGGCCTGCCGCCGCTGAGGCCAGCATCACTCTCACCACAGTCCAACCTGGGAAAACTGGCGCTCAAAATAAAACGGGGCTCACCTGCACCGGGAATCGTAAAAGCCGCTATGAACGTCGAAACCGGCGCCTACGTGATTATCGTCGACGATCTCGGCCTTCATCCGGGAGAGGTTATAACCGCCTCCAAACTCCTGCGCAGGAAAGGAAGCAAAGCTGTCCTGCTGTATCCCAATCCGGTACTGTTCGCGAGCAAAAAAGAGCTCAGCGAGAAACAACTGGAAGCACTCTACACGGCATACCACGAAAGAAAAAGAACCATGAAGAAAGTGATGGGATGGGTCAAAGTAATCGAAGTCGGACCAAGCGACCTGCTCCCCAGGGTGGTGAGAAAACTATGA
- a CDS encoding exosortase/archaeosortase family protein gives MRRTEAITTAALILTGILFVIYKTPFTVYMGLLYILTLNTAKKNPRGRRVELNFQTIAGIVLIITAPVFLIVGLRGYSSPSTFHAFFLAGLSLLFLETSENKVPLGILALEAFTAIAAKTVWFRTTIGALSNVFVDVTSVLVRVLIDLTGIPITMNGNTAMINDGIIIIGFGCSGLDAFVLYVVASILLSYLRESSREETALLLIGALGIIPLNALRIFVLLAIGHYSGIPFLELFHSHLGDLMFVVYVLAYWWLILKRSNSKEGSNKKR, from the coding sequence GTGAGAAGGACTGAGGCCATAACAACAGCCGCCCTGATACTGACGGGCATCCTTTTTGTAATCTACAAAACCCCGTTCACCGTGTACATGGGGTTGCTCTACATATTAACCCTCAACACGGCAAAGAAAAATCCCCGCGGCAGAAGGGTTGAACTCAACTTCCAGACTATAGCCGGCATCGTGTTAATCATCACCGCACCGGTGTTTCTCATTGTGGGCCTCAGGGGGTACTCAAGCCCATCCACATTCCATGCATTTTTCCTCGCTGGTTTGTCCCTCCTGTTCCTTGAAACCAGCGAAAACAAGGTTCCGCTGGGAATTCTTGCACTCGAAGCGTTTACTGCTATAGCCGCCAAAACGGTATGGTTCAGAACCACTATTGGTGCCCTCAGCAACGTCTTCGTGGATGTAACCTCCGTTTTAGTCCGGGTTCTCATAGACCTCACCGGCATCCCCATAACAATGAACGGCAACACCGCAATGATAAATGACGGCATTATCATAATAGGCTTTGGCTGTTCGGGATTGGACGCGTTTGTTCTGTATGTCGTGGCATCTATTCTCCTGTCGTACCTAAGAGAATCAAGCAGAGAGGAAACCGCCCTGCTCCTCATAGGTGCGTTGGGGATAATACCCCTAAACGCCCTTAGGATATTCGTTCTCCTAGCAATAGGGCACTACAGTGGAATACCCTTCCTTGAACTTTTTCACTCACACTTGGGGGATTTAATGTTCGTTGTATACGTCCTCGCTTATTGGTGGTTGATTCTGAAACGTTCAAACTCAAAAGAAGGTTCAAACAAAAAAAGATGA
- a CDS encoding DUF1616 domain-containing protein, whose amino-acid sequence MNPRKHWDLLAAIALSIILNLLIFYAPDSLLRKALGLAFVLFFPGYVFITALFPNRPELDNLERLALSFGLSIAIVPLIGLGLNYTPWGIRLIPILISLTIFNIIFAIIAIYRRSKAFEPWIPWITIERIKEELEWENSSKLDKALTVILIIAIITSIGTLAYVVTHPKPGEAFTEFYILGPDGIADNYPTDLKVGQNGTVIIGIVNHEHRNVTYYVQIWLVNLTWDSTTNTTVIHEMYPLPGWFNVTLPSVPVNIEGNWTPQFETNYTFSIGEPGEWQVWFLIFKDEPPELPPAPPDGNYAETPARDLILKAVNGTIQSLKLNINVRP is encoded by the coding sequence ATGAACCCCAGAAAACACTGGGATCTGCTGGCGGCCATCGCCCTCTCAATAATCCTCAACCTCCTCATATTCTATGCCCCCGACAGTCTTCTCAGGAAGGCTTTAGGGCTGGCCTTCGTCCTCTTCTTCCCAGGCTACGTATTCATAACCGCCCTCTTCCCCAACCGGCCAGAGCTGGACAACCTCGAACGGCTGGCCCTCAGCTTCGGTCTGAGCATAGCGATAGTCCCGCTTATAGGTCTTGGACTAAATTATACCCCCTGGGGTATAAGGCTCATCCCGATACTCATCAGCCTCACAATTTTCAACATCATCTTCGCCATCATAGCAATATACCGCCGTTCGAAGGCGTTTGAGCCGTGGATTCCCTGGATAACCATCGAGCGAATCAAGGAAGAACTCGAATGGGAGAACTCAAGCAAACTTGACAAGGCACTGACGGTCATCCTGATAATCGCCATAATCACATCCATCGGAACCTTGGCCTATGTGGTAACCCACCCCAAACCCGGTGAGGCCTTCACCGAGTTCTACATCCTCGGCCCGGATGGAATAGCCGACAACTACCCCACAGACCTTAAAGTGGGCCAGAACGGGACGGTAATAATCGGTATAGTCAACCATGAGCACCGCAACGTAACCTACTACGTCCAGATATGGCTGGTGAACCTAACGTGGGACAGCACGACCAACACAACGGTAATCCACGAGATGTACCCACTGCCCGGCTGGTTCAACGTGACGCTGCCGAGCGTTCCCGTGAACATCGAGGGCAACTGGACACCGCAGTTCGAGACCAACTACACCTTCAGCATAGGGGAGCCCGGCGAGTGGCAGGTGTGGTTCCTAATCTTCAAGGACGAACCGCCAGAACTTCCCCCTGCCCCTCCCGACGGCAACTACGCAGAAACCCCCGCGAGGGACCTCATTCTGAAGGCAGTTAACGGGACCATCCAGTCCCTTAAGCTCAACATCAACGTGAGGCCATGA
- a CDS encoding TasA family protein, which yields MKHAGVVAVGVLAAILVLAGPAKSLFTDTALSENNGISSGEFDIAISKDGSKFYNDAKLFEFSDLKPGEERTFSFYVKNRGDVDVSRLTMTLYIRDLEEGTMSPAEKAVDNTTDVGELSGYLIVKELRVYLGRVSWTVDSVRGRSLKELGGKGVSLIDKPLREGERLRVTMTVEFSKEAGNECQTDRVLVNMKLSAEQ from the coding sequence ATGAAACATGCAGGAGTTGTAGCAGTCGGAGTCCTCGCAGCGATCCTGGTGCTCGCCGGGCCGGCCAAGTCACTCTTCACCGACACCGCCCTCTCCGAGAACAATGGGATAAGCTCGGGGGAGTTTGACATAGCCATAAGTAAGGACGGGAGCAAGTTCTACAACGATGCCAAACTCTTTGAGTTCTCGGACCTGAAGCCGGGCGAAGAGAGAACCTTCAGCTTCTACGTTAAGAACAGGGGCGACGTCGACGTCTCAAGATTGACCATGACCCTGTACATCAGAGACCTTGAGGAGGGTACGATGAGCCCGGCGGAGAAGGCCGTGGACAACACGACAGACGTAGGGGAACTCAGCGGGTACCTGATAGTGAAGGAACTGAGGGTCTACCTCGGCCGGGTTTCATGGACAGTCGACTCTGTGAGGGGCAGGAGCCTGAAAGAACTCGGTGGAAAGGGGGTAAGCCTCATCGACAAACCCCTCAGAGAGGGAGAGAGACTTAGGGTCACGATGACGGTGGAGTTCTCAAAGGAAGCAGGCAACGAGTGCCAGACCGACAGGGTTCTCGTCAACATGAAGCTCAGCGCGGAGCAGTGA
- a CDS encoding HAD-IIA family hydrolase encodes MPRKIALIFDMDGVLYRGNEPIEGSRELINFLKGMGVPFIFLTNNSTKDPAMYREKLLSMGINVPEDVIVTSGLATRLYMEKHFEPGKVFVIGGEGLHREMERLGWGIVGVDEARKGAWREAKYVVVGLDPGLTYEKLKYATLAVRNGARFIGTNPDTTYPAEEGIYPGAGSIIAALKASTDVEPLIIGKPNEPAYEVARSKLKADEIWMVGDRLDTDIAFAKRFGMKAVMVLTGVNTLNDVEKTGIKPDLALPSVKELLDYMKTLMEASE; translated from the coding sequence ATGCCGAGAAAAATCGCCCTCATCTTCGACATGGACGGTGTTCTGTACAGAGGAAACGAACCCATTGAGGGATCCAGGGAGCTGATAAACTTCCTGAAGGGGATGGGCGTTCCGTTCATATTCCTGACCAACAACTCCACCAAAGACCCCGCTATGTACCGCGAGAAGCTCCTCTCGATGGGCATCAACGTCCCGGAGGACGTCATAGTCACCTCGGGCCTCGCCACGAGGCTCTACATGGAAAAACACTTTGAACCAGGGAAGGTTTTTGTCATAGGGGGAGAGGGACTTCACAGGGAGATGGAGCGCCTCGGCTGGGGAATCGTTGGCGTCGATGAAGCCAGAAAAGGCGCCTGGAGGGAAGCAAAATACGTCGTCGTCGGCCTCGACCCCGGTTTAACCTACGAGAAGCTCAAGTACGCCACGCTGGCTGTAAGGAACGGCGCGAGGTTCATCGGCACCAACCCCGACACAACATATCCCGCCGAGGAGGGCATCTACCCCGGCGCGGGCTCGATAATAGCCGCGCTGAAAGCATCAACCGACGTTGAACCTCTGATAATAGGCAAACCCAACGAACCGGCCTACGAGGTAGCGAGAAGCAAGCTCAAAGCTGATGAAATCTGGATGGTGGGGGACAGACTCGACACCGACATAGCCTTCGCCAAGCGCTTCGGCATGAAGGCGGTGATGGTTCTAACCGGTGTGAACACACTGAATGATGTTGAAAAAACCGGCATAAAGCCCGACCTCGCCCTCCCCAGCGTTAAGGAGCTGCTAGATTACATGAAGACCCTCATGGAGGCCTCGGAATGA
- a CDS encoding ferritin family protein, whose translation MKLQELLKRLIWQENELYNLHKLGETFATFERPELVETFQLMAEEELRHRKTLEGMLSEGTLEETAVIDYLESLSIEPMLSDERAEPTSLEELILEALVREKHAYELYTRLSQILDGSLGHIFKMMAGEELKHAYRLKLVYEGL comes from the coding sequence ATGAAGCTTCAGGAACTCCTAAAGAGGCTCATATGGCAGGAGAACGAACTCTACAACCTCCACAAGCTCGGTGAGACCTTCGCCACTTTCGAGAGACCCGAACTCGTGGAAACCTTCCAGCTGATGGCAGAGGAGGAGCTGAGGCACAGGAAAACGCTGGAGGGGATGCTCTCCGAGGGAACGCTGGAGGAAACCGCGGTTATAGACTACCTCGAATCCCTCTCCATCGAACCCATGCTGAGCGACGAGAGGGCGGAGCCAACGAGCCTTGAGGAGCTGATCCTTGAAGCCCTCGTGAGGGAGAAACATGCATATGAACTCTACACGAGGCTCTCCCAAATACTGGACGGCTCTTTAGGACACATCTTCAAAATGATGGCAGGGGAAGAGCTCAAACACGCCTACAGGCTCAAACTGGTCTACGAGGGGCTTTAA
- a CDS encoding adenosylcobalamin-dependent ribonucleoside-diphosphate reductase, protein MPVEKVMKRDGRIVPFDKDRIKWAIQRAMLEVGVRDEKLLNRVVRRVVRRVNDLYDGQVPHIENIQDIVELELMRAGLFDVAKAYILYRKKKAEIREEKKKILNKDKLDEIDKRFSINALRVLASRYLIKNEKGEIVESPRELFERVAVLSVIPDLLYDERIFDREGNHEQDLSRVEEHLRTLDEYDGKLSIGRFKLNRYHLERLLNLYRELAEKGQMKVPIDDVIKMLENGAFDRYEDEVEEYFRLMTSQIFMPNTPALINSGRPLGMLSACFVVPIEDDMESIMKAAHDVAMIQKMGGGTGVNFSKLRPEGDFVGSTAGAACFTGDTRILTERGFIPIKEIVKGETPRIVTHEGLKEIIEVYDNGEMEVFRVVTEDGYELKVTDDHKFLVFDENGKPLLKPLRELKVGDYVYILAPEWDGRDYVKLDTSVEPRAKGYDVNLPGVLDEKFAYLLGIIHADGHVRHHFENGKRKNSKIEIYLNESETAIKEKVKRYFVELFGLEPKEFLNEESHKITLVIPSTKIVRFLEANGLSKDKPENIRVPEAIFRSPPSVMASFLAGFFDGDGALDHNYRIALKSISRDFIKDAQLLFMALGIVTSIQEYKPPQENHRTVYTLRVQTKDMKIMAITALKESIKLSEIAEKAIETLEENGKNKKFSFPFNAIYRIKSPEVRAKIQRDYKLLSYNSKVTHRAFIRKVLELNDELGLDEEEIEYFEMLSKLYPTRITKIEPLGKRHVYDLQVEEVHLLTGNGVYTSNSGPVSFMHLIDAVSDVIKQGGVRRGANMGILEVWHPDIEKFIHAKERNTGTNVLSNFNISVGIWEDFWEALKEGRRYPLVNPRTGERVKEIDPKSLFEELAYMAWAKADPGVVFFDVINRRNVLEPAKGEKIRATNPCVVGDTRVLTPEGYIRAQELFSMAKERGKKEAVAVEGITEGGEPYAYSIEVLLPGEERVEYRTAHGGELVIADPVALPAYVWKVGRKTVARVKTKEGYEITATLDHRLMTPEGWKEVGELKQGDEILLPRFEVGDEFGSESIGEDLAFVLGWFIGDGYLNTNDKRAWFYFNAEKEEDIAGRVMEILVKHFGIKAEPHRYGNQIKLGVRGKAYEWIESIVKTNDKRVPEVVFRLKPREIAAFLKGLFSADGYVDNDKAIRLTSKDRELLREVQDLLLLFGILSKLYERPYPSEFKYTTKDGEERTYKSEGYHELVIANYSRKLFAEKIGFEGYKMKKLSLKKTKRDEPIVTVESIEVLGEELVYDFTVPEKHSYISNGFMSHNCGEEPLYDYESCNLASINLAKFVKYDEEGQPYFDWDEYAYVIQKVAKYLDNAIDVNKFPLPEIDRNTKLTRRIGVGMMGLADALFKLGIAYNSKEGYDFMRKATEYLTFYAYKYSVEAAKKRGPFPLYEKSAYKDGELPVEGFYHREIWNLPWDELAEEVKKFGVRNGMTTTCPPTGSVSMIADTSSGIEPIFALVYKKSVTVGEFYYVDPVFEAELKKRGLWSDEILRKISDNYGSIQGLEEIPEDMQRIFVTSMDIHWLDHILAQANIQLWLTDSASKTINMPNDATVEDVKAAYLLAYKLGCKGITVYRDGSLSVQVYSVEGEKKQRIKAKPSRYAVEKLKAVVEAEPWLSKFINVEAILNGTNGKEKTESAGMTFSISGPVAAKPMHDPPRHAEKPNVPKEATELLGVAYCPVCYESDGELVELRMESGCATCPRCGWSKCVIS, encoded by the coding sequence ATGCCGGTTGAAAAAGTGATGAAAAGGGACGGCAGAATTGTTCCATTCGATAAAGACCGTATAAAATGGGCTATACAAAGGGCAATGCTCGAAGTAGGCGTCCGCGACGAGAAGCTCCTCAACAGGGTAGTCAGGAGGGTAGTCAGGAGAGTCAACGACCTGTACGATGGCCAGGTTCCCCACATAGAGAACATCCAGGATATAGTCGAGCTGGAACTTATGCGCGCCGGCCTCTTCGACGTCGCAAAAGCCTACATCCTCTACCGTAAGAAGAAGGCCGAGATCCGCGAGGAGAAGAAGAAAATCCTAAACAAGGACAAGCTGGACGAGATAGACAAGCGCTTCTCCATCAACGCCCTCCGCGTTCTGGCTTCACGCTACCTGATAAAGAACGAGAAGGGAGAGATAGTTGAGAGCCCCAGGGAGCTCTTCGAGCGCGTCGCGGTTCTCTCGGTCATCCCGGACCTGCTCTACGACGAGAGGATTTTTGATAGGGAGGGAAACCACGAGCAGGACCTGAGCAGGGTGGAGGAACACCTGAGAACCCTCGATGAGTACGACGGGAAGCTCTCCATCGGAAGGTTCAAGCTCAACAGGTACCACTTAGAGAGGCTCCTCAACCTCTACCGCGAGCTGGCCGAGAAGGGCCAGATGAAAGTCCCAATCGACGATGTAATAAAGATGCTCGAAAACGGCGCCTTCGACCGCTACGAGGACGAGGTAGAGGAGTACTTCAGGCTGATGACGAGCCAGATATTCATGCCGAACACACCGGCGCTCATCAACTCCGGCAGGCCGCTCGGCATGCTCTCGGCGTGCTTCGTCGTGCCGATAGAGGACGACATGGAGAGCATAATGAAGGCAGCGCACGACGTGGCCATGATACAAAAAATGGGTGGGGGTACTGGAGTTAATTTCTCCAAACTCCGTCCTGAGGGTGATTTCGTCGGCTCTACTGCCGGAGCTGCCTGCTTTACAGGAGACACAAGGATTCTTACGGAGAGGGGATTCATCCCCATCAAAGAAATAGTCAAAGGAGAGACGCCAAGAATCGTGACTCATGAAGGCTTAAAGGAAATCATCGAGGTCTATGACAACGGTGAAATGGAGGTTTTCAGGGTTGTTACCGAGGACGGTTACGAGCTAAAGGTAACGGACGACCATAAGTTCTTAGTCTTCGACGAGAACGGAAAACCCCTGCTAAAACCACTCAGAGAACTAAAAGTCGGGGACTACGTTTACATCCTCGCTCCAGAATGGGATGGCAGGGACTACGTTAAGCTGGACACCAGCGTTGAACCCAGGGCAAAAGGTTACGACGTAAACCTCCCAGGGGTACTGGACGAGAAGTTTGCGTATCTCCTCGGCATAATCCACGCGGACGGCCACGTGAGGCACCACTTCGAGAACGGGAAGAGAAAGAACTCCAAGATAGAAATCTACCTGAACGAGAGCGAAACGGCGATAAAGGAGAAAGTTAAAAGATACTTCGTTGAGCTGTTCGGACTTGAACCCAAGGAATTCCTGAACGAAGAAAGCCACAAGATAACACTCGTCATTCCCTCAACAAAGATAGTCAGGTTCCTCGAAGCAAACGGTCTTTCAAAGGACAAACCCGAAAACATACGCGTGCCGGAGGCCATCTTCAGGAGCCCACCGTCGGTTATGGCCTCTTTCCTTGCGGGATTCTTCGACGGGGATGGAGCCCTTGACCATAACTATAGAATAGCGCTCAAATCAATTTCCAGGGACTTCATAAAGGACGCCCAGCTCCTTTTCATGGCCCTGGGGATAGTCACAAGCATACAGGAATACAAACCTCCCCAGGAGAACCACAGAACAGTGTATACGCTTAGAGTTCAGACGAAGGATATGAAGATTATGGCCATAACTGCCCTGAAAGAATCCATCAAGCTATCAGAAATCGCGGAAAAAGCCATTGAGACACTGGAAGAAAACGGCAAGAACAAGAAGTTCTCGTTCCCGTTCAACGCGATTTACCGCATAAAGAGCCCCGAGGTAAGAGCAAAGATACAGAGAGACTACAAGCTCTTGTCCTACAACTCAAAGGTCACACACAGGGCATTCATAAGGAAAGTGCTCGAACTGAATGACGAGCTTGGACTCGACGAGGAAGAGATAGAGTACTTTGAAATGCTTTCGAAACTCTATCCAACAAGGATAACAAAGATAGAGCCCCTTGGAAAGCGCCATGTCTATGACCTCCAAGTCGAGGAAGTCCATCTACTCACTGGAAACGGAGTTTACACCTCCAACAGCGGACCCGTTTCCTTCATGCACCTCATCGACGCCGTCAGCGACGTCATCAAGCAGGGGGGAGTAAGAAGGGGCGCGAACATGGGAATCCTTGAGGTCTGGCACCCGGACATAGAGAAGTTCATCCACGCCAAGGAGCGCAACACCGGAACCAACGTGCTCAGCAACTTCAACATCAGCGTCGGCATCTGGGAGGACTTCTGGGAGGCTTTAAAGGAGGGCAGGCGCTATCCGCTCGTGAACCCGAGAACCGGCGAGAGAGTCAAGGAGATAGACCCCAAGAGCCTCTTTGAGGAACTCGCCTACATGGCGTGGGCAAAGGCGGACCCAGGTGTGGTGTTCTTCGACGTCATCAACAGGAGGAACGTTCTGGAGCCTGCAAAGGGCGAAAAAATCCGCGCGACCAATCCGTGTGTCGTCGGTGACACTAGAGTCCTGACCCCGGAGGGATATATAAGGGCCCAAGAGCTCTTCAGCATGGCAAAAGAACGCGGAAAGAAGGAAGCAGTTGCCGTTGAAGGAATAACCGAAGGAGGAGAACCCTACGCATATTCCATCGAAGTCCTGCTGCCAGGGGAAGAGAGGGTCGAGTACAGAACCGCCCATGGCGGCGAGCTTGTAATAGCCGACCCCGTGGCTCTTCCCGCGTACGTCTGGAAGGTCGGCAGGAAGACCGTCGCAAGGGTGAAGACAAAAGAGGGATACGAAATAACGGCAACCCTCGACCACAGGCTGATGACGCCGGAAGGCTGGAAAGAGGTCGGAGAGCTCAAGCAGGGGGACGAGATACTCCTGCCGAGATTTGAAGTTGGAGACGAGTTTGGAAGCGAGAGCATCGGTGAAGACTTGGCTTTCGTCCTCGGGTGGTTCATCGGAGACGGCTACCTCAACACGAACGACAAGAGGGCATGGTTCTACTTCAACGCCGAAAAAGAGGAGGATATAGCCGGGAGGGTCATGGAGATATTGGTCAAACACTTCGGAATCAAAGCCGAGCCTCACCGCTACGGCAACCAGATTAAGCTCGGCGTTAGAGGAAAAGCCTACGAGTGGATTGAGAGCATAGTCAAAACCAACGACAAGCGCGTTCCTGAAGTCGTCTTCAGGTTAAAGCCGAGGGAAATAGCGGCTTTCCTCAAGGGTCTCTTCAGCGCCGATGGTTATGTGGACAACGACAAGGCAATAAGGCTCACCTCCAAAGACCGCGAGCTACTCAGGGAAGTTCAGGACCTCCTGTTGCTCTTCGGGATACTATCCAAGCTCTACGAAAGGCCGTACCCGAGTGAGTTCAAATACACCACCAAGGACGGCGAGGAGAGGACTTACAAGAGCGAGGGCTACCACGAGCTGGTCATAGCCAACTACAGCAGAAAGCTCTTCGCGGAGAAGATTGGCTTTGAAGGCTACAAAATGAAGAAGCTCAGCCTCAAGAAGACCAAGAGAGACGAGCCCATCGTTACCGTTGAGAGCATTGAGGTGCTCGGAGAAGAGCTCGTTTACGACTTCACGGTTCCAGAAAAGCACAGCTACATAAGCAACGGCTTTATGAGCCACAACTGCGGGGAAGAGCCGCTCTACGACTACGAATCGTGCAATCTGGCCTCGATCAACCTCGCAAAGTTCGTGAAGTACGACGAGGAAGGCCAGCCGTACTTCGACTGGGACGAGTACGCCTATGTCATTCAGAAGGTCGCCAAGTACCTCGACAACGCCATCGACGTCAACAAGTTCCCTCTCCCCGAGATAGACCGGAACACCAAGCTCACGAGGAGAATAGGCGTCGGAATGATGGGTCTAGCGGACGCGCTTTTCAAGCTGGGCATAGCCTACAACAGCAAAGAGGGCTACGACTTCATGAGGAAGGCAACCGAGTACCTCACGTTCTACGCCTACAAATACTCCGTCGAGGCCGCCAAAAAGCGCGGGCCGTTCCCTCTCTACGAAAAGTCCGCCTACAAAGACGGTGAGCTCCCGGTCGAGGGCTTCTACCACCGCGAGATATGGAACCTGCCGTGGGACGAGCTGGCCGAGGAGGTCAAAAAGTTCGGGGTTAGGAACGGAATGACAACCACCTGCCCACCGACGGGAAGCGTCTCAATGATAGCGGACACCTCCAGCGGAATCGAACCGATATTCGCGTTAGTCTACAAGAAGAGCGTCACCGTCGGCGAGTTCTACTACGTTGACCCCGTCTTCGAGGCGGAGCTGAAGAAGCGCGGCCTCTGGAGCGACGAGATACTCAGGAAGATAAGCGACAACTACGGCTCGATCCAGGGGCTTGAGGAGATTCCAGAGGACATGCAGAGAATTTTCGTCACCTCGATGGACATCCACTGGCTCGACCACATACTGGCCCAGGCGAACATCCAGCTCTGGCTCACCGACAGCGCGAGCAAGACCATCAACATGCCCAACGATGCAACGGTGGAGGACGTCAAGGCGGCTTATCTGCTCGCCTACAAGCTCGGCTGTAAGGGCATAACCGTCTACCGCGACGGCTCGCTCTCGGTGCAGGTCTACAGCGTTGAGGGCGAGAAGAAGCAGCGCATCAAGGCCAAGCCGAGCAGGTACGCTGTCGAGAAGCTCAAGGCCGTCGTTGAGGCCGAGCCGTGGCTCTCAAAGTTCATCAACGTCGAGGCCATACTCAACGGCACCAACGGGAAGGAGAAAACCGAGAGTGCCGGCATGACCTTCTCAATAAGCGGGCCGGTTGCGGCAAAACCGATGCACGACCCCCCGCGCCACGCGGAGAAGCCCAACGTTCCAAAAGAGGCAACGGAGCTTCTCGGCGTTGCGTACTGCCCGGTCTGCTACGAAAGCGATGGCGAACTCGTCGAGCTGAGGATGGAGAGCGGCTGCGCAACCTGCCCGAGGTGCGGCTGGAGCAAGTGCGTGATAAGCTGA
- a CDS encoding phosphoribosyltransferase, which produces MDKVYLTWWQIDRAIFALADRLRDYKPDVIVGVARGGLIPAVRLSHILGDLEVKVIDVKFYKDIDERMEKPVVTIPLHGSLEGKKVVIVDDVSDTGKTLEVVIEEVRKAGAEDVRIACLSMKPWTKVVPDFYVFRTDKWIVFPWEEFPVVVRE; this is translated from the coding sequence ATGGACAAAGTCTATCTCACGTGGTGGCAGATTGACAGGGCCATCTTCGCGCTCGCAGACCGGCTGAGGGATTATAAACCAGACGTTATCGTCGGCGTCGCGAGGGGCGGACTCATTCCGGCCGTGAGGCTCAGCCACATCCTCGGCGACCTGGAGGTCAAGGTCATCGACGTCAAGTTCTACAAGGACATCGACGAAAGGATGGAGAAGCCGGTCGTAACGATACCCCTCCACGGCTCACTGGAGGGAAAAAAAGTGGTCATCGTCGACGACGTGAGCGACACGGGGAAGACCCTCGAAGTCGTCATCGAGGAGGTCAGGAAGGCCGGCGCGGAAGACGTTAGAATCGCCTGCCTCAGCATGAAGCCCTGGACAAAGGTGGTTCCCGACTTCTACGTTTTCCGCACCGACAAGTGGATAGTCTTCCCCTGGGAGGAGTTCCCGGTTGTTGTGAGGGAGTGA